The genomic region AACTTACCTGTTTTCCGCGACATGGGGATTCTTCCATGAACAGCACGCGGTTTCACACGGTAATTTTTGTGGATAAAGTGAAACAAGACGGCCGTGTGACACGGCCGTCTTGATGGGGAAGACGTGCGAAAGCGCACGCGTCACGGGGTTAAATTGGGCTTACGCGCGGCCGATATCGATGGCCTTTTCCGCCATTCCCTTGATCGACTGCACGGCGGTGACATTGGCTTCATAAGCGCGTGAAGCGCTCATCATATCGACCATTTCGGTGACGGTGTCGACGTTCGGCATGTTGACATAGCCCTGCGCGTCGGCGTCCGGATGGCCGGGCTGGTAGACTCGTTTGAACGGGCTCTGGTCGGGAATGATCGCCTGCACCTGCACGCCCTTCGTCGTCGCGGGCGTCCCGTCTCCGCCGCCGCTGAAGCCCGCGAGCGTATCCTGAAACGAGTTCGTTCCCGAAGAAAACAGCACTTGCTGGCGGCGATACGGCGAGCCGTTGGGAGTGCGTGTCGTGTTGACGTTGGCGAGGTTGTCGGCGATGACATCCATCCGCAGCCGCTCCGCCGTCATGCCCGAGCCGCTAATCGAAAGTGAATCCATGAAACCCATTGATTATTTTCCTCCGCCAATCACATATTTCAAAGCTGAAAACTGTCCGGAGACCAGCTGCGCGGCCCCCTGGTAATAGATCTGCGCCGCCGCCATCCGCGTGGATTCGGAATCGATGTCCACATTGTTTCCGTCGGGGCGCATCGCGCCGCCGCCGGTGGTGATGATCGCCGGATTCGCCTTGGGAGCGCCGTCATCCGGCAGCGCGATATCCCGGTTATCCGTCACTCGCATCGTCAGCGTGTCGTCCTGGTTCTCGCCGCGCGCCGCCGCCAGCACCGAATCGAACGACGCGTCCTTACGCTTGTAGCCTGGCGTATTGACATTGCTGAGGTTGTTGGAGAGAGCCTGCATGCGCGCCGATCCGAAGTCCAGCGCGTTCGACAAGAGATTGATGGTAGTGTTGTCCATGCTTTCATTGTCGGTAGTTCTACGGGGATCTTTAGGGGTATTGGAAAATCTTTACTGAAAAAGATACCGGGTTTTTTACCAAGCGGAATCCTGTGCTATAGTGGAGAAAGGAGGCGCTCTGATGACTATCCTGACAACAGCATCGGTGACGGCGTGGGACCATCCGCCGGAAGGCGGAGTCCGTGCGCATCGCTGGTCGGTGGATGAGTATTACGGCGTGGCGCGGGCAGGAGTGCTTGACGCGGACACGCATCTGGAATTAATCGACGGTGAGGTTATCGAGCATATGAGTCCGAT from Capsulimonas corticalis harbors:
- the flgB gene encoding flagellar basal body rod protein FlgB, encoding MDNTTINLLSNALDFGSARMQALSNNLSNVNTPGYKRKDASFDSVLAAARGENQDDTLTMRVTDNRDIALPDDGAPKANPAIITTGGGAMRPDGNNVDIDSESTRMAAAQIYYQGAAQLVSGQFSALKYVIGGGK
- the flgC gene encoding flagellar basal body rod protein FlgC encodes the protein MGFMDSLSISGSGMTAERLRMDVIADNLANVNTTRTPNGSPYRRQQVLFSSGTNSFQDTLAGFSGGGDGTPATTKGVQVQAIIPDQSPFKRVYQPGHPDADAQGYVNMPNVDTVTEMVDMMSASRAYEANVTAVQSIKGMAEKAIDIGRA